The genomic region TGTTCGCGATGATTGCGTTCTGCATCACCTACGCCCAGGTCGCGCAACGGGCGAACTGGCCGTTGGCGCTGACGGCGTCGCTGTCGGTGTGGGCCGTCATCGCTGGGGTGTTGTCGCTGATCCCGGCGTCGCTGCCGTTTTCCGTAGCGGCGGCGGCGATTGCGTTGCTGGCATCGCCGTATCTGTTTCCCACGGTGCAACCGGTGCTCAGCGGCACGGCGCCGAAGTCGGACAAACTGATCTGGCGGATGATCGCCGGCGCCGCATTGACGCTGGTGGTGACGATGCTCGCCAGCACCGTCGGCGAGCGCTGGAGCGGTTTGCTCGCGGTGTTTCCGGTGCTCGGCAGTGTGATGGCGGTGTTCTCGCAACAGACCCGCGGCCCGGCATTTACCGCCGCATTGTTACGGGCGACGGCGACCGGCATGTATTCGTTTTCGGCGTTTTGTCTGGTCTCGGCACTGACGTTGCCAAGCATGGGCCTGAGCGGATTTGCCGTCGGTGTCGCGGTCTCGGTGGCGATGCTCGGTGTGACCAAACGCCTGCTGGCCCGTCCGTTGGCGAAAGCGCAGGCGCAGTAACCGCTCAGACGATTCGCGCTGGAACGCCCGCCCTCCTCCGTGGGATGATCGCCCGCCTCGCGCGACCATCCACCGGAGATTCACATGTCATTGTTGAGCAAAAAAGCCGTCGTCCTGCTGGTGGCGGCCCTCGCCGGTTTCGGCGCCCTCCACGCGCAAGCGGCCAAGGCAAAAGCCAGCACCGAAAAAGTCTCGATGCTCGAGGGCAAGTTCACCTTTGTGCTGCCTAAAGGTTTCGTCGCCGACCCGCTGCCGACCAGCCCGAGCGGGACCACGGGCACGATGTACACCAACGAGGCCACAAAAACCGTGGTCATTACCGCTGAAAACAAGATCCCCGAAGGCCAGCACGTCAAGGACAACGACGGGCAGTTCCTCGACGGCAGCGTGTCGAGCTTCATCGAAGACCAACGCAAAGCGCTGCCGGACTTCAACAAACTCAGCGAGAAGAGCCTGACCCAGAAAGGCACCGGCCTTGGCTTGCGTCAGGTCGACAGCACCGCGACCCAGGGCGGCGGCCAGACCCTCAACACCACGCTGATGGCCGGCTCCGGCACGAAAATGGCGCTGGTGCAGGTGATTTCCCGCGCCAGCGACAAGAAAGGTCACGACGCCCTGGTGAAAACCATCCTCAAGGATTGAGCTGCTGCAACCAGCCGTTCAAGTCGCGCAGCTCGGCCGCACTGATACTGTGGCCGACGCCGGGATAGGCGTGAAACTGCGGCTTGTAGCCCAGCTTCTGTAGTTGCGTGTTGGCCGCGGTGCCGTTTTTATACGGCACCGGATCATCGGCCGTGCCGTGGCCGATGAAGATGCTCAGCGGCAACGGCGGCTGTCCGGCCTTGAGTTCAGCCTTCAACACTGGCAATAAACGCCCGCTCAATGCCGCAATCCCACCGACCGCCACTGGCGGCCTCAACCCCACTTCGTAGGTCATCATCGCGCCCTGGCTGAAGCCGATCAGGTACACCTTGCTCGGGGTGGTGTGATATTTCTGCGCCGCTTGCGCGATAAAGTCGCGCAGCTTCTGGCCACTGACCTTCAGATCATCGGTCTCGCCGTTGTAGGCGCCTTCGCCTTTCTTGCGAAACCACTGGAAACGCCCTTCACCGAGCGCCAACGGCGCCTGCACCGACAGGTAGTTGTACTGCGCCGGCAGCTGAAATTTCATGCCGATCAGATCGGCTTCGTTACTGCCGTAGCCGTGCAGGAAAATCACCAGCGGCCGCGCTTCGGCATCGGCGTGAACCAGTTCGAGGTACTTGAGCGGCAGATCGGATTGCAGCGTGGTTTGCGCCTGCACGGCGCTGGACGCCAGCAGGGTCAACAGAGCAAAGACCTTCAACATAGAGCCTTCCTTCACGGAGTGTCGGGTTCGGGGGGGAGCCTAACATCCTGCGGCGAGGATCAACATGTTGGGTGCTGCTGATGGCCCCTTCGCGAGCAAGCTCGCTCCCACATTGAAAATGCATTCCCCTGTGGGAGCGAGCCTGCTCGCGAAAGGGCCCGCGAATCCGACGAAGATCTGTCAGTCGTTGGTCAACTTGCCCGTCCGAAACGCCACCCGCCCCGCCACTTTCGCCTGCCAGATCCCCGGCTCGGTATAGCGCCCGCGATCCAGCGCAAACAACACGCCACTGGTGCCGGCGCGCACGGTGGTCACGCGATCCTGCAACGGATCCACCACCTCAAACAGCGCATCGCCCTTCTCCACCCACTCGCCGGCATTGCGCAGAAAACTGACCACACCATGGTGCGGCGCGAACAGGTATTCGGTGCCCTCGAACGGCAGGCCTTCGCAGCACTCGCTCGGTGCCGCCGGCCATTCGCCGCTGATAAAACCCTGCTCAGCAAGGAAACCGAGAATCGCCTCGCAATTGGCCTGCGCCTGATCGACCCGGGTGTCGCCCATACTGCCCAGCTCCAGCGTGGTCGCCAGATTCGCTGCCGGAATCGCGGCATTCGGGAACGCCCGCGCCAGACGCAACCACGGCGTCGAGCAGGATTCATCAAACGAGCTGCCGCCGGAATCTTCACACAGCAGCGCCACGCCGGCCTTCAGACGCGCCGCCAATGATTGCCACTGTGGCCAGTGCTGCGGCAGCGCGTACAAGTGAATCGCTGCGTCGAAATCACAATGCAGATCGAGGGTGATGTCGGCATCGCAGGCATGGCGCAGCAACAAACGATGCAACGCTTCCAGTTGCGAGGCCGGGGCCGGTAGCTCATCGAATACCTGGCACATGGTTTGGCGGATCAGTGCAACGTTGGCCTCGGCGTCAGCGCCCAGACGCTCACCGATCAACGCCCCGACCGGTGCACTGAGTTCGACGAAGGCACGGTTGAAGTTCTTGCCGCTGCCCAGCTCGAAGCGGCCCATGTGCGCGCCTTGCACGTGTTGATCGAGGCCAATCGGGTTGGCCACCGGCACCAGCTCGATCACGCCCTGCAACCGGCCTTGCTGTTCCAGCTCATTTAGGCGTTGCTTGAGTTCCCACGCGGTGCGCATGCCCGGCAGTTCATCGGC from Pseudomonas tensinigenes harbors:
- a CDS encoding alpha/beta hydrolase, translated to MLKVFALLTLLASSAVQAQTTLQSDLPLKYLELVHADAEARPLVIFLHGYGSNEADLIGMKFQLPAQYNYLSVQAPLALGEGRFQWFRKKGEGAYNGETDDLKVSGQKLRDFIAQAAQKYHTTPSKVYLIGFSQGAMMTYEVGLRPPVAVGGIAALSGRLLPVLKAELKAGQPPLPLSIFIGHGTADDPVPYKNGTAANTQLQKLGYKPQFHAYPGVGHSISAAELRDLNGWLQQLNP
- a CDS encoding succinylglutamate desuccinylase/aspartoacylase family protein, with the translated sequence MQRIDHVLPWSHLGSERSLSVFRYGAGTRKVYIQASLHADELPGMRTAWELKQRLNELEQQGRLQGVIELVPVANPIGLDQHVQGAHMGRFELGSGKNFNRAFVELSAPVGALIGERLGADAEANVALIRQTMCQVFDELPAPASQLEALHRLLLRHACDADITLDLHCDFDAAIHLYALPQHWPQWQSLAARLKAGVALLCEDSGGSSFDESCSTPWLRLARAFPNAAIPAANLATTLELGSMGDTRVDQAQANCEAILGFLAEQGFISGEWPAAPSECCEGLPFEGTEYLFAPHHGVVSFLRNAGEWVEKGDALFEVVDPLQDRVTTVRAGTSGVLFALDRGRYTEPGIWQAKVAGRVAFRTGKLTND